One part of the Phragmites australis chromosome 3, lpPhrAust1.1, whole genome shotgun sequence genome encodes these proteins:
- the LOC133912244 gene encoding uncharacterized protein LOC133912244: protein MVQIKEFRIVMPMSMEEYEIGLSYTIMKMEQQNTNSKEGVEVLQQVPFEDEKLGKGQFTSKVYHLQSKIPSWMKGFAPASALTVHEDSWCAFPKSRTVIKCPLFSKCSLTIDTVNRPDNGCSENVHNLSSEQLAAREVEVISIASMSRDYWSKVIGAPNIDLTAFKSQRTERGPLLKGWMDSCRPVMTTYKLVIMDAPIWGVGERIEDCIIAGERALFLACHRLCFAWIDEWYGMTMEHIREMERQTDMLLKKTLKKPAKAGNKHEGKRKTLKDEIAVGSCT, encoded by the exons ATGGTTCAGATCAAGGAATT TCGAATTGTCATGCCTATGTCGATGGAAGAG TATGAAATAGGGCTCAGCTACACCATCATGAAGATGGAGCAGCAAAACACGAACAGCAAGGAAGGTGTAGAGGTACTGCAGCAGGTCCCATTTGAGGATGAGAAACTTGGCAAGGGCCAATTCACATCAAAAGTATATCATTTGCAGAG CAAAATTCCATCTTGGATGAAAGGCTTCGCTCCGGCAAGTGCTCTCACTGTGCATGAGGACTCCTGGTGTGCATTTCCGAAGAGTAGAACAG TGATCAAG TGCCCACTTTTCAGCAAGTGTTCATTGACCATCGACACCGTAAATAGACCCGACAATGGTTGCTCTGAGAAT GTGCATAACTTAAGCAGTGAGCAATTGGCTGCAAGAGAAGTCGAGGTCATCAGCATCGCATCGATGTCGCGAGACTACTGGAGTAAGGTGATCGGCGCTCCAAATATCGACCTGACAGCCTTCAAGTCACAGAGAACAGAGCGAGGCCCTCTTCTGAAGGGGTGGATG GATTCATGCCGTCCGGTCATGACCACGTACAAGCTGGTGATCATGGATGCTCCTATCTGGGGCGTGGGCGAACGGATCGAAGACTGCATCATCGCG GGGGAGAGGGCGTTGTTCCTGGCATGCCACCGGCTGTGCTTCGCGTGGATCGACGAGTGGTACGGCATGACCATGGAGCATATCCGAGAGATGGAGCGGCAGACCGACATGCTGCTCAAGAAG ACGCTGAAAAAGCCTGCGAAGGCCGGGAATAAGCACGAGGGCAAGAGGAAGACCCTCAAAGATGAAATCGCCGTGGGGAGCTGCACGTAG